In Rosa chinensis cultivar Old Blush chromosome 1, RchiOBHm-V2, whole genome shotgun sequence, a genomic segment contains:
- the LOC112183532 gene encoding spermine synthase, translating to MGEDAGRGLECQKTMDGKVSNRNGSEKAIPSCCLKARASDPEADAISHSTVVSGWFSESQSRTDKASRKTYFNNPMWPGEAHSLKVENILFKDKSEFQEVLVFESSTYGKVLVLDGIIQLSEKDECAYQEMITHLPLCSIPSPKNVLVVGGGDGGVLREISRHPSVEHIDICEIDKMVIDVSKKFFPELAVGFEDPRVHLHVGDATEFLRHAPEGKYDAIIVDSSDPVGPAQELVEKPFFETIARALRPGGVLCNMAESMWLHTHLIEDMISVCHLTFKGSVNYAWASVPTYPSGVIGFLLCSTEGPPVDFKNPVNSIEKLEGAVKHRRELRFYNSEMHSAAFALPTFLRKEVSALRDSSTPARQSGLS from the exons ATGGGGGAAGACGCAGGAAGAGGTTTGGAATGCCAGAAGACTATGGATGGGAAGGTGAGTAACAGAAACGGTTCAGAGAAGGCCATTCCTTCTTGTTGCTTGAAGGCTAGGGCTTCAGATCCTGAGGCCGATGCAATAAGCCATTCTACTGTTGTTTCTGGGTGGTTTTCAGAATCCCAGTCTCGCACAG ATAAGGCTAGTAGAAAGACTTACTTCAACAACCCGATGTGGCCTG GTGAAGCTCACTCACTGAAAGTAGAAAACATTCTATTCAAGGATAAATCAGAGTTCCaagaggttttggtttttgag TCTTCAACATATGGAAAAGTGCTTGTTCTTGATGGCATCATTCAGCTGAGTGAGAAGGACGAATGTGCATACCAGGAGATGATAACTCATCTACCTCTTTGTTCGATTCCCTCCCCAAAAAAT GTTCTGGTTGTCGGTGGTGGTGACGGTGGAGTTCTTAGGGAGATATCACGCCATCCTTCTGTTGAGCATATTGATATATGTGAGATAGATAAGATGGTTATAGAT gtGTCTAAGAAGTTTTTTCCAGAGTTAGCTGTTGGATTTGAGGACCCTCGTGTCCATCTGCATGTTGGTGATG CTACTGAATTCTTGAGGCATGCACCTGAAGGGAAGTATGATGCTATAATTGTTGATTCATCAGATCCTGTAG GTCCTGCTCAAGAGCTTGTAGAGAAGCCATTTTTTGAGACAATCGCTAGAGCATTAAGGCCTGGCGGTGTTCTCTGTAACATGGCAGAGAGTATGTGGCTCCATACACATCTTATTGAAGATATGATCTCTGTTTGCCATCTAACATTCAAGGGGTCAGTCAACTATGCATGGGCGAGTGTTCCTACATATCCAAG TGGTGTTATAGGTTTTCTGCTATGCTCAACAGAAGGGCCTCCTGTTGATTTTAAAAATCCAGTCAACTCCATTGAGAAGTTGGAAGGAGCTGTCAAACACAGAAGAGAACTTCGGTTCTATAACTCTGAG ATGCACTCAGCTGCCTTTGCCTTGCCTACTTTTTTGAGGAAGGAGGTGAGCGCACTCCGTGATTCTTCAACTCCAGCAAGACAAAGTGGCTTGTCCTAG
- the LOC112172594 gene encoding cyclic nucleotide-gated ion channel 1: MNSGGHSILSETKWPTFKEFFDPQGAFIAMWYKIFVISCLISVTADPLFFYIPYINKDKKCIDGDKRVRTAALVLRSLTDMTFIMHIIHEIRVSTNTVVSEISKRGKPAGWPWKKAELLGFAKAISQKMSWLSISIIIDFIAILPIPQVALLVFFLKMDGSDYRKKILNGFLLFQYMPKIYRIYLSCKELKQTGIWARGAFNIFLYILASHVLGAFWYFLSVQRETSCWHEACEQHPDTIRCISTYYCDDRPTDPQYISNISLLDENCPVNPSDATQFNFGIFLNALESGSTHSTKFSKKFFYSFWWGLRNLSSLGQNLETSTYVWENCFAIVISLTGLLLVLYLIGNVQTYIQLATTKSEEIRQKMIMKELEIQWWMSRNHLPNDMKTVIIENVRQKLEENKDVHVENLLSILPLKDRRSIKRLLCMDSLKKVPMLRYMDESVLKLICDNLKPVIYTENSYVIRAGEPLDLMLFNAEGIIWTYTTSTDGSIKLGSSITECLGKGDFYGEELLSWAASYMSFSDLPISTQNVKCHTKVEAFSLMAKDLKAVVSKFWWHFSKAVPDLNRNNSQLEELALSSIRARRRNRLKKHIKAPQLSTYSQELGYLRLYPVNRC; this comes from the exons ATGAACAGTGGAGGACATTCAATATTGTCAGAGACAAAATGGCCTACCTTTAAGGAATTTTTTGACCCCCAGGGGGCCTTCATTGCAATGTGGTATAAGATATTTGTGATTTCATGTCTGATTTCAGTAACCGCAGACCCCTTGTTCTTCTACATCCCCTACATCAACAAAGATAAAAAGTGCATTGATGGGGACAAGAGGGTGAGAACTGCAGCTCTAGTCCTCCGATCACTCACCGATATGACTTTCATAATGCATATTATACATGAAATTCGTGTTAGTACCAACACTGTGGTGTCAGAGATATCAAAAAGAGGAAAGCCAGCAGGTTGGCCATGGAAAAAGGCAGAGTTACTTGGCTTTGCCAAGGCAATATCTCAGAAGATGTCCTGGTTATCTATCTCCATCATAATAGACTTCATAGCCATTCTTCCGATCCCACAA GTGGCGCTGTTGGTATtctttctgaaaatggatggcTCAGATTACAGAAAGAAGATTTTAAACGGGTTCCTGCTCTTTCAATATATGCCAAAGATTTATAGAATCTACCTTTCGTGTAAAGAACTTAAACAAACCGGAATATGGGCTAGAGGTGCATTCAATATTTTTCTCTACATCCTCGCCAGTCAT GTACTTGGAGCCTTTTGGTATTTCCTTTCTGTTCAACGAGAGACATCATGCTGGCATGAGGCTTGTGAACAACATCCTGATACCATAAGATGTATATCAACTTACTACTGTGATGACAGACCTACAGATCCACAATATATTAGTAATATCTCACTCCTGGATGAAAATTGCCCGGTAAATCCATCAGATGCAACACAATTTAATTTCGGAATCTTCCTTAATGCCCTTGAGTCCGGTAGCACGCACTCAACAAAGTTTTCCAAGAAGTTCTTTTACTCTTTCTGGTGGGGTCTGCGAAATCTAAG TTCTCTTGGTCAAAATTTGGAAACGAGTACCTATGTGTGGGAAAACTGCTTCGCAATCGTTATATCTCTAACTGGTTTGCTACTAGTTTTGTATCTTATTGGAAATGTACAG ACGTATATACAGTTGGCAACTACGAAATCGGAAGAGATAAGACAGAAGATGATAATGAAAGAGCTAGAGATACAATGGTGGATGTCCAGAAATCATCTCCCTAACGATATGAAGACAGTGATCATCGAAAACGTAAGACAGAAATTGGAAGAGAACAAAGATGTTCATGTGGAGAATCTACTCTCTATTCTTCCCCTGAAGGACAGAAGGTCCATAAAGCGCCTTCTCTGCATGGACTCACTTAAGAAA GTACCGATGCTTCGATATATGGATGAAAGTGTGTTAAAACTCATCTGCGACAATCTGAAACCAGTAATCTACACAGAGAACAGTTATGTAATTCGAGCAGGAGAACCACTTGATCTAATGCTCTTCAACGCAGAAGGCATTATATGGACTTACACAACAAGTACTGATGGTTCAATAAAATTGGGTTCCTCAATCACAGAGTGTCTTGGTAAAGGTGATTTCTATGGAGAAGAACTTTTGAGTTGGGCTGCCTCATACATGTCCTTCTCCGACCTCCCTATCTCGACCCAAAATGTAAAATGCCATACAAAAGTTGAAGCCTTTTCTCTCATGGCAAAGGACTTGAAGGCTGTGGTCTCCAAATTCTGGTGGCATTTCAGCAAGGCAGTTCCCGATTTGAACAGAAACAATTCTCAGCTGGAGGAATTGGCTCTTTCTTCCATAAGAGCCCGTCGCCGCAATCGATTAAAGAAGCATATAAAAGCTCCTCAATTGTCTACTTACTCCCAAGAACTTGGGTACCTGCGGCTATACCCTGTTAATCGTTGCTAG